One window from the genome of Saccharomyces mikatae IFO 1815 strain IFO1815 genome assembly, chromosome: 4 encodes:
- the SMKI04G6710 gene encoding uncharacterized protein (similar to Saccharomyces cerevisiae YDR476C; ancestral locus Anc_5.610), translated as MWDSLIVSINDTHKLGLEDCLAVFGHVPITKAVKHVRLTEIDAQTSTFTLKFLHTQTGQTIEKIICFIDNDCGNDTRTATGIKQIFDRMFRIAAEKRKLSPIQIDTVEYPCTVVDLLILVGVALPALCYLYRPALHVIFFLVPNPVGATLETWLDSDRVLLIIIVAEFLTHALETLIFIVPRLKYYRVPGEFVPEWLLLGLLEGYGPARRIDAKVHTLGEGSVN; from the coding sequence ATGTGGGATTCCCTAATCGTAAGCATCAACGATACGCATAAGCTAGGTCTGGAGGATTGTTTGGCCGTTTTTGGCCACGTCCCAATCACCAAGGCCGTCAAGCACGTCAGACTCACGGAAATCGATGCACAGACGTCCACGTTTACGCTCAAGTTTCTTCACACGCAAACGGGTCAGACCATCGAGAAGATCATCTGCTTCATCGACAACGACTGCGGTAACGATACTCGTACTGCTACCGGAATCAAGCAGATCTTCGACAGGATGTTCCGCATCGCTGCAGAGAAAAGGAAGCTCTCCCCTATCCAGATCGATACCGTTGAGTATCCCTGTACTGTGGTTGACTTGTTGATCTTGGTGGGCGTAGCACTACCGGCATTGTGCTACCTCTACCGTCCCGCATTGCACGTTATCTTCTTTCTGGTTCCGAACCCGGTGGGCGCCACCTTGGAGACATGGCTGGACAGTGATCGCGTGCTGCTAATAATCATTGTAGCTGAGTTCTTGACTCATGCCCTGGAGACGCTCATTTTCATCGTCCCCAGGCTCAAGTACTACCGTGTTCCTGGCGAGTTTGTGCCCGAATGGCTTCTTCTAGGTCTTCTGGAGGGCTACGGTCCTGCCAGGCGTATAGACGCTAAGGTTCACACTCTTGGCGAAGGGTCTGTTAATTAG